The DNA window AACATAGGGCTTGATAAAGGTATTAAAGATCGCGGCCGCTATCTCGTCCGAGCAGCCGGACTCAAATCGGAACTTGAATGGAAAGATTAGTTCATCATCCTCCTTGTAAGGTAGCCAAGTTAGGACGactacatcaaaccctctgtaaagcTTTTTGAAGAAGTGGCCAACATCGAAGTCAATGGTTATGGCCGATGTAGcctcaccataattcatacactgtcgggttcttccttctttgcctctatattcctcatcaaaattggaGGAGGGAAAACTCATATctctgagatcaggccttacTGACTTATGCATGTATAGattgagccacaattgtatcagccaccaGGGGCCGTTGATAGTCTGTACTGGTTCATTCTTTAGCAGTTGAGCAGCCacttggtacatcagatgataagcagctcccagcagatattttccaagagggatatccttacCTAATGCCAGGTGTTCTACCATAAGTTTGTAATTATAAGTTGGGCCACAAGACGACCCACAAAAGATAAATTTCTCTAGccacatattcagaaaggccACGTACTCTCGTTCACTAACAGATGATCCATCCTCAACATGATTCAGAATGTAATTCGCCCATCCGGTATagtctgctatcttggccagtcttTTGtaaccagcactcaagtactcataaggttgcattgatccagTAGTTCTAAGGCCAATCAACATGTATACATCGGCCAGGGTAATGATCATCGGGCCATGGCCAAAAATGAAAGCATTTagagaattgtaccaaaaataagaagcagagatcaggagtgaatcatttctctccatttCGGACAACGAAAGTGTCAGACACTGGtttagatcataaagctcccaatctccacccttctTTGCGGATACCCTAcaaaaccagtctctccatcccttaggcgctttaggctagtttctgaagggagttttgttCCAAGAAGACAAGTCCACTATAGACCTTTTAAAAGGGATCTGCTAGGTTTCTTGGcagataaaatcagatggatcagggtctcCCATCGGCCCGAGGAAGTAAGCATTAGGGACAACAGTCGATGGAATCAAGATCTCGTtcttcatttcctagaaatcggataaaataaattcaaaagGGGCAGAAATACGGGGTAACGGCCGACACCTAGAGAACGGAAACTAGAAACATACCTTAGGAACATGATCATAGGTCGCCATCATAGCCGGAGCAAGTTCAGATCTAGCAAAGATAGCTTGAATAAACGGTTTGACGGAACggcggatttgctagggtttgggtcCTCGATAACGGCGGCGTCAGCTGTTGAAGTTGGCTCTAGAAAAGAGGGGAAAACAAAAAGGTTGAGTGCGTCGAAAGAGGCACTATTGATGTTATGTGAGGCTCAGGCCAAAAAGTTAGGAGTTATGCGTATTTCTCAGATAAGGACGGTTGCGGCACGGTAAACCGATGAGTCGGAATTTTGGGACAAaaccattttatcccaaaattgggggcatatgtttgcaccaaaatttgggagaaagaacgcgggaactcgtagGCTTTCAAGGTTGTGCCAGTCAAGAAAGATCGATGTCAGCCAATTCAAATACAACTCTGGAATCAGATATATATTAGGGTGACATCAGCAGACAGCAatgatgaactacggttggcACCGGGAAAttacatgtcagactctacaaaaaaggcaaaattagagtccaagttatcttaaattaggaatgttttcattttatgccaaaggttgtaaATCGTGCTTCGGGTAGGACTCgtatttaggctccgggtataaataccaaaccctggctattgtaaagggatcaaccaatcaatcaaatacaagtcaattacttttttcagctctggccaccccttaggagtaggagtagagtagatctcggtgagttcttcggcaagtacggctgcatcgattcggtcgacctccactgcttgttgtaagtaccgtcatggtttatacctatattcatatggctgcatcgatccggtcgaaccccactgcggctctggtataagctagttatcgactcttgcctaattcaagtatggcctatgtgattctgcctcacaacccactacttgaattggatcaaggtcaagttatcggctctatcttagagtggcagtctttggtagattcattaagttaccgatattgcttattgctttcattgcttatctaattatagcaatatcactctgcccgattgagattgatctagatcggcctcatatcttatttaactcatcgtttgcaaatctaaaactgatctaatctatatcttaagcgatgagttatgtttttatcggctgttttgcgtcaatcttaatcgtgcatagcatgcggttaaggcatgttcgatcttgagtagatctatctgttagcgagaaccgtttcatggcccatcatcacggcctgtgggattctgcctctcaccccactgttggcaccatggagtggggattgttggttgatagacctgttcttgagaagacatgaccttaactgtgcgctatgcctgaatcggctgtttagccgatatcgaatgctttcacgaatagttcacatcatgagatcgttgaagtagagataagttgaaagatgtgttagccccatgatcttgttattgtgttacggcctgcatgattctgcctcatgccccactgatattagtaatgagttagggtcgtcgagtctattgttgtttctacggcctgcatgattctgcctcatgccccactagtcatggcgatagatgagatctaacatgttcattatatttatctttattaaatgattaagtgatgttgaattgtttctttatataaaaaggagttcggttgctCGTAATCATtagctcagtatggaccgatcatcattgatatcttattgccattgattaatattcatttaaatgatgtttatcctgaatgataactgattctcctcacacgaccccatgagctctaactgacgtattctcatgaatatattggaatcggctatttagccgatttcctttcatatcggctctcacagccgtacattcgggactgtctggcaacatcgaCAAGATCCGCCCTtaactactgatgaactttctctccttgtcaattgtagggtcaaattgactggcacgcctcgggaggattgtgcaggatcgaccacccctgcgctgaagctaggcggatctgctccatcgagcggacccttccggcttgctgcgtgtgtcctcggcatgggatgaaattaTGTGTCGACAGCTTGATATAGTTGTGATTGATGAtgagtttatgcatatgttcacaaAGCGCTTAGCCCAAGATGCGCATGGGTTAAGTGGTCGACTTTATGTAAGCATGATGCTTTGAGATTATTTACATGCagatgcattctgcactctgggtcatgtggtagatcatagatgtgatactcctattgagtcctttgtagtccactccccatttgtagagcaagtagaacacggttgcgaagagagtcaagctctgttcttgatcttccttagtaatgttccttatgcatagatctagagttaattatgctatagatgagagtgtatatacttgggtgtacaaaagacttagtaaataaggaatgacttaggaatcttttgctcttaccgAATCTCATGCCTAGCCATActatattttatgagtctctatttctatctctggaattattatcaatgcttcacacttatcatttatttatcatttgacttacccctgccatagcatgagagtggttttatcataagtatacatatttgtcaatatctctatgccaacaatcccatagctcatccctgtggataaaatataaataacgatactcgatATACTCCAGGGTGAAAtgttacaatggtatattatctgtgcgcttgcggatactttactttaacatatataattctctctgagtttacaagtgtcattaataattaccaaccatgtatttctggcatcatgctagggatgataacttagtaaagagtgatgttaagaaatgtcaacacacGTAATCAGTAGGACAACAGAAGCTACGACCCTAGGGGCAATCAGGGTGGACAGTCCAATATATAGGAAATGAGGACCCAATAACACCCTTGCCTCCATGGATAGGTCTAAGAAGtctaacaaaaataacaaaaagttTGAAGACCTCAAGAATCTACCCTGCCCTTTCCACAAGAACACCAAGCATACGGCGGCCGAGTGCAGACAATTCCAAGAGTTAGGGTTCTATGCAAAGACCAACAAAGGCAAGGGCAAAGATGATAATAACAAAGACGGAGATGACAACCCTGATCCAGGATTTCAGTGGCCCAAGGGCGCTATTGCAGTAATTTTCACAGGAGTCCCATCTTCGTCAAACAAGCGCTCCGGAAAATTGGCCCTTTGGGACATCTTGGCAGGGAACCTGCTTTGCCCAAGTACCTCAATTGGTCTGAGTACCTGATCCAATTTTCCAGAAAGGATCAATGGACCAGCGTATCTAATGCTACCCATTACCCACTCATCCTGGGTCCAACAATAGCCGACATGATAGTCCCCAAGGTCCTAATTGTTGGCGGTGTAGGACTGAACATCAAGCTCACCCCTGCGCCGTGCGTGGCCGGGCTGGAGCTTGCTCGCACCGCCATGGCCAGGGTTCGAGCTCGCCCCCGTGCCACGCATGGCCGGACTGCAGCTCGGTTGCGCCGCCATGTCCGGGGCTCACGCTCACCCCCGTGCCACGCGTGGCCGGGCTGAACCTCGCCTGCGCCGCCATGGCAGGGGCTCGAGCTCGCCCCACGCCGGTGATGGAGATTTCAGTACGGGAGGACAACGGAGTAAAGGAGGCGGTTGGAAGCTGCTCACCGGCTCAACATTCTTGTCCCTCGATTGAGTGCCTTGTAGGAGGATCACAGAGAAGGGAGTGAAAGAGGTCATGTCTGCTATCCTTAGGTCGTTGTACACATCTTGTTATTCACATATGGATCACGGATGGATATATATTTTGGAGCCCATGTCTATTAGATTTTTAGTAGGCAACAAGTATTTTGTGGACGCCGCCAAGGCGTACAACACAAATAATGTATGGAAGGATGGATACATATACTGCACATGTGTCGGTTGTAAAAATCAGAAATAGTTACAAAACATAGAGCCAATCTGTTTCAATGGGCCTTGAGATCCTCATGGTCCTCATTCAACAAGTTCAACTTGTCTAGAAAATTTCTTATAAGAGATGAGAAAGGTTGCACGCGTCTCTTCAATAGCGTTGAGAACCCTGACATGATATTTCTTCTTAATTAAGGGCCCTTTGTTGTTCATGGATTGGCTCATATGGGTCTTCTCCATTATCCGAAGAGCAGTAGTCATCGCTTACATTCCTTCTATAACCTTTGTCCATATGGCGCAATGCATAATGTGATGGAGAAGAGGCATTGCTTGGGGCCCTTGGTGGTGAAGTTCCTATTTGACTCATCACTTGAACTTGAGCTTGTGTCTTCACACTATTCACCTACTCTTGAATTTTCATCATGTTCTCGAATATGTGCTTGAGAATTGTGGAGGTGAAAGATATATATATGTTTCATTCTCTTTGGCCACAATGTTCATCCGGAGCTCATGAGCAATATTTTATTGATTGCTTCATTGGGTGTCATCTTGTCAAGATAATTCTCTTAGAGAATGGAGATGACCCAGTGTAGTCAAGCTTGAAAAGGATTTGATGATTTTCCTCACATCCTCATGTTGCTCTAGTTGCTTCAAACCTAGACCATTAATCTTAATGATAAGAATATTCAAACATGAGAACACGTACTAGTCTAATTTTTCTGTTGCAGTCTGTAGTAGTATATAGCCAAAACATAAGCTATGCCAACGAATTCAAAAAATCGCGATGCCAATGAATCATTCTGCTACGTATTTTGCACATGCACATGAATATATGCCTACCAATTTTTGCCTTGCTAGTGAGTAGGGCTGGAGATGTTTGTACGTCTAGAACCGAGTGTTTGCTACTGTGGTTTTAGTCGTTTGTTTTCCTTTCATGTGTTTattcaaatttgaaaaaaaaaacttggatTTCTTTTCATGCTCTTAGTGTAAATGAACATGTGGTATGTCAAATTTGAATTGTTCTGCACCAATGGAAGACAAAAACGCTGCAATTAAATCAGAAAAGAGACTAGGCCAAAGAGACCAAAATTGCCGCATTATATATAATATTAAGTTGCTCAATTCaactccatattatgctcaagctaatggccaagTTGAGTCAAGTAACAAGATTTTGATCATCAAGCTTTCTTAAAATGAAAATTTAATTAGGACAATCCTAGGAGATAGCATGAGGTTCTGTCTGAAGCTCTATGCGCTCATCATATATCTATGTGCAAATATGTTGTTTAGTGACGGCCAATCTAAAAGTTGATTTTGGCCTGCCTCTATTGAGCATTCTAGCTCTTTCCTGGTGTGTATGACCTAATTGGCATCAACACACCGATGCACTCAAGTCACCGAGTGTCCCCACGGTGTTGTTAACTAACCGACGAGGCATTTGTGAAGAAAAAGATGGCAGATCGATCCTTAAGTTCAAAGGAAGATAGGCAGTTTTAATATTTCATTACATTTCTTTTTGGGAGTATGTTTCCATACACTATTAGTATTGTTACATTAGCAGATTAGCTGGTATGGCTGTGCAAGAAAAAAAATTTCACAATGTTATCTGACCGCTATCAGACAATCTCGACCCGACTTTCATCCATTCTTATCAAACTACTGCAAGTGGACGCTTAGGCTTCAAGCCTTAAAGGATTGTTTCGCTACTTATACAGCTTGCATTGTACTAATTAATGAATCCTGTGAGCTGTCTTTCTTATCGAGATTTCCAGGTACACATAGGAGTAGTTCTTAAGTCCATGACTGAATTTGTCAAAGTCGTTGCAAAAACCTCGAGGTCACCTCTGCAACGTCAACCACTGCATGAGGAATAGAATCGTTCGGGTGATAAGGGGATGCCTGTGTTGATCTTCAAacgtgctttttttttttttttttttttttttttgctgtctATTGAGACTTCATGCATGCAGGTCGTGGTTTACTACTTTTATTGTTAGTGTAATGCTAGAGCCTGATCACAAAAGATATATAAAACTCCGGGTTAAATTACTATATGGGTGATCTCAGCATCTTTTGATTTTCACGTCACCAGCTGTGCATCTTTCACGCAGTGCTGGAGAGAATGGTCAAATGCAGAGTCATGAGCATGCATGAGAGTATATTGTCGTAGCATGCATATTTTTTGCAAGTTTTTCAACCGGAAACAATTTATCCCAAGCAAAAGCCAAGAAAAAGTTTGTGTATGGTGTCTTTGCCCAGCAACACAATATATATCGAGACAAaacatacaaataattttaatggAACTAGACCCAGCTTTATTTCAGCTATATATTTAAATGATTTATTTAACCATTGGAGTGTGTTGTTAGCTGGGCGAGATAATATGCTAAAGTTTTTGACAGGTGCTTCTGGGATTGTGTTGGGCCATATGGCTATCAAGAAAGGACATTATTTTTTGACAAATGCCGACCAAAAGCTTTCATGCAGATTTTATTCAAGGCGATGTAGTGGCTACGGCTCTGGGCACCATTGCAGCGACTTGATGAGGATCAACAGGAACTGCAGATTCTTTCTTGCTGAAACTTGGAGTCAGTAGCTATGCAATTTTTTGCCTCCCATGGATGGCGGTTGTTTTTCAGGATTGGCCAATAATGTCGAACTCTATCATAATGTTTCTAGAGCTTTTGCGAGTGACTTTATAGCTGCGGCCATCTCTTTGTAATAATTTTAGACTAATGCCTTGTCCTTGATGAGGTCGAAACCAGAACAATTTCTGTTATCTAAAAAACATGAGACGAAGCAGTACACTCACTAAAATCTTTCACACATTTAGTATCGGTGCAGGTCCGAAAATCGGCAATGACTTGATGGATAACTTTACTGTATATCTGAGACGAAGAATACAAATAAGTGAACTACTTAAACCGGAGCAAGCAGCTTTAGTTTCAATGGGCGTTCCAAACACCAATGAATGCTAAAACTTTGTGCCATCCATTATCTATGGAGATGAGACTTAGCTGACCATCTAGAGAGACCGTAACAAGTACTAGCGCAAAGACAATTTGTAACATGTACTCATCTTGCTTCTTGCATGTACTTAATGATCAAGTCAAGAAGCTCCATTAATTCCAGTGGATTTTAAAAGCCTCCACTTGGTCTCCTATTGAACTGCCACTACCATATGTGCATGCTATGAAGGTAAAAGAACCATTGCATGGCATCAAGCACTATAAATACCCATGCAGCTGGGAACTCATCTCACTCAAGCACTCTTCTATAGTAATAGCTCACAATGGCGGGCACAAAGCTGATATCACTGGGGCTCATTGTCCTCATGAGCATGGGATTAGCCAATGCTATAAGGGTGGCTAGATACTCTAGTGCTGATGGGACTGGCACAGGAGATGGAGGGGGGCGGCGGATATGTGAATGGCGGGGGATCAGGGTCTGGGTCTGGCACCGGATCAGGTGATAGTGGTCCTTATGGTGCCCATGCAAGTGCTGGAGGGGGTGGTGCAGGTGGTGGAAATAGCCAATACGGTGGGTCCGGATATGGTTTGGGGTCAGGGTCCGGTTCAGGGTCTAGTACATATAGTCAAGGAGTGTATTCTGGCTATGGACAGTCTTCTAATGCTGGTGGAACTGGTGGAGGTGGGGGTGGAGGACAAGCCGGAGGTGCTTGGAATTCCAATGCTCAAGGATCCGGTAGCGGCACCGGTTCTGGCTCTAGCTATGCTAATAGGTATTGGCGGGGATCAAGTGGTGCAGGTGCAAATGCTAATGGCAATGGTGGTGGCACAGGAAACAGTCAAAATGGTGGGACTGGTGGTGGTTCAGGTGCTGGATCTGGATACGGCAATGCCTACCCCTGAATTCCATATCAGTTAatctgaagttggagcccatcgtCTTTCCTTATTTGAAGTCATAGAATTATGTATTTCCTTTCCCCCTTCGTtacatttttgttagaattattaAATCAATAAAGGGTCCAACTATTCTAGTAAGAGTAGTATGCTTGTAAGGTCGAGCTTATAAGATGTTGTAATCATGTCTGTTTATGAAAGAAATGATAACTCTTCTGTCGTTTAGCCACTACATATATCTCAAGAAATTTTTTATGTTTTTCTTTGGTGTTGTTAATTTCGGATGCCTACACCGTGCACATTCACATGGTTATTAAATAGTATATACCATTGAAATTATTAGAGTTGTTTAGCTCACAATACAGAAACTAGGTTTAACTTGGTGTTTTTAGACTCTCTAGGTCAGACCTATAATTACGGTGGGTCCGGATATGGTTTCGGATGCCTACACCATGCACACTCACTAGGGTTTTTTTAGACTCTCTAGGTCAGTCCATCCTTGAAAGTAATTAGCAAAAACTGCTGCCACAGCCCATAAGCCCATCTATGTCAGTGATAACATTAAAAAAAGTGATCTTGGCCATCACTATTTTACACCCTCTCCTAAAACAAAACTTTAGAGCTGCACTAAGTCAAAATACCTTAAGTTTGACCAACCTTATAAAAGAAGAATAAAATCATCTACCACTACTACGGAGGGGCACCGTGCCAGCCACCCCTACCCAACCATCGCTAAAAATCAACGATTTTCAAGGGCGGTTGGCCAGCTGCCCctagaaattgatttgtaggggcgactaggTATTTTTAGCGGCGGTTGAAAAACGAGCCGCCCCAACAAATTATTTTTTAGAAATTACAAATCTGgggaaaaaatagtaaaaaagctATGTAATTGCGGGGAGACCTCACCAACCAGCCACAAGCATGCAGCCTGTCGCAATTCCCACGTAACGCGAGAAAATGGCGCCTTGCGACTATGGGGATTTGAACCCAGCGACCTATGGCCTCGCTGGTCCCTTCCGTAAGCACTCCACTCATTAGACAGTTGTGCCTAATTAGGATATTTGTCCATCTTATTTTATGCTTATCCAGTTTTAAAATGAGTATTTAGGATCCAAAACAAATTTAAATGGAAACGCTGTCAAccataaagttttataacttttctgatctacaactttagttttggtcatttctaaattatttcaaacgaaaaagttatcaactagaaagttgtataacctttcgagatctataacttttgtttttgttcctttctccatccgaggttgtttgaaaaattcgaatttcaaatgtgagaaattcaaaaatAATTTTCCttagatagatgatttcaaatgaaaaagttgcgaatacaaagttgtacaactcttGTTTTGGTCGTTTTTTCCAgcaaggtcatttgaaaattttgaatttcaataaatgatttAAAATGAAAAAGTTgacaactataaagttgtataacatTTTGAGATGTACAACTTTCTTTTTGgtagtttgtccatccgaggtcgtttgaaaatttcaaaATTCACTATGTAATTTTACTATAGGGTGCCTATTTTTAGCGGCAGCTCTAGATCCAGCCACCTCTACAGATTGATTTGTGGGGGTGGCAAGATctagagccgcctctacaaattcaTTTGTGGGGATGCCTAGATCTAGAGCTACTGCTACAAATAGGatcatttgtagaggtggctaaaAATACCAGCTACAcctacaaatcgatttctagATATGGCTCGTTTTGAAagccatttgtagaggcggttttatagtgagccgctcctacaaataaaAGAAGGCGTTTAAAGAAACCATTTGTAGACATGGTACTATCACTATCGGTTGGAGCCACGAACCGACAGCGATAGGTTCACCCAACACTGCCAATGAGCCAACAGTGATAgccttttttgcaaaaaaaaattataactcTTTCAAACAAATCtcaaactttatagttgataactttttaatttgagatggtTTACAAATCCAAATATTCAATATAAGTTCTCGAATCAAATTTGACATGATTAACAATGTCGAATGGAAATAAAGtcaacaccaaagttgtagtactcgacgatGCAGTTAACAACTTTATTATTTGAGATTATTTTAGCTATCAAATATATAATATAAGATTCAAAAATTAATAGTTAAAAGAATAGCATATGCTATATAGTCATGTTGCCTACAAATAGGTCTGCTGCTGCTATCTCTTCCTCCTAGCTAGACATCATTAATCAAGGAAGCAAGAAATCgataaatacaaatattatataATCTGATCCACACTCCCAGCCTTTGTGCTTGGACAATTATTCCCAATTAATCTAATATAATAGCCATGATTAATGCTAAAGTTAATTGGCCTCATTTGTTAATTGAACACACAAGTATGCCCAAAACATATCTGGTCATTAATTTCCATATGGATTAATTAGCCATTAGCAATATTGGCTATCCGATTGATAATTTAAAACATGAGAGCTTTATAAACAGATACCAAATTCGATAACCAAGCTGAACTAAACTTGAATTTAAATGCTAATCCGGCCAAAAAAATTGCCTAAGCTTATTGTAAATCTCAAACTACAAAAGATGTCAA is part of the Miscanthus floridulus cultivar M001 chromosome 9, ASM1932011v1, whole genome shotgun sequence genome and encodes:
- the LOC136479588 gene encoding uncharacterized protein; protein product: MERNDSLLISASYFWYNSLNAFIFGHGPMIITLADVYMLIGLRTTGSMQPYEYLSAGYKRLAKIADYTGWANYILNHVEDGSSVSEREYVAFLNMWLEKFIFCGSSCGPTYNYKLMVEHLALGKDIPLGKYLLGAAYHLMYQVAAQLLKNEPVQTINGPWWLIQLWLNLYMHKSVRPDLRDMSFPSSNFDEEYRGKEGRTRQCMNYGEATSAITIDFDVGHFFKKLYRGFDVVVLTWLPYKEDDELIFPFKFRFESGCSDEIAAAIFNTFIKPYVLLAEFCHGRGKMVKGSSTPGNPLTYEFYNPSFMARQFGIGQLPPACSLRTS